Proteins from one Coffea arabica cultivar ET-39 chromosome 8c, Coffea Arabica ET-39 HiFi, whole genome shotgun sequence genomic window:
- the LOC113722441 gene encoding endoglucanase 1-like encodes MTSCLPKFTIKLLLILCFFLSSSHAFTTRDYSDALEKSILFFEGQRSGKLPSNQRLSWRGDSALSDGSGYHVDLVGGYYDAGDNVKFGLPMAFTTTLFAWSIIEFGSSMHNQLENAKAAVRWGADYLLKAATATPATLYAQVGDPNIDHRCWERPEDMDTPRNVYKVTSQNPGSDVAAETAAALAAASIVFKDSDPHYSTKLLHTAMEVFDFADRHRGSYSDSLNSVVCPFYCSYSGYQDELLWGASWLHTASENSSYLAYIQSNGHTLGADNDDYSFSWDDKRPGTKVLLAKGFLEKSTQEFQLYKAHSDSYICSLIPGMPNFQAQYTPGGLLYKQSESNLQYVTSSSFLLLTYAKYLRSNGGVAACGVSTITADKIIETAKRQVDYILGDNPAKMSYMVGFGQRYPQHVHHRGSSVPSVHAHPGRVSCSDGFQYLYSRLPNPNILVGAILGGPDSRDNFADDRNNYQQSEPATYINAPFVGAVAFFSDESTTV; translated from the exons ATGACGTCTTGCCTTCCTAAGTTTACCATAAAATTACTACTGATTCTATGCTTCTTCTTATCCTCCTCTCATGCATTCACCACTCGAGACTATTCTGATGCCCTTGAAAAATCCATTCTCTTCTTTGAAGGGCAGAGATCAGGGAAGCTACCCTCAAACCAACGACTTTCGTGGAGGGGTGACTCTGCATTGTCCGACGGCTCTGGTTACCAT GTTGATCTTGTGGGAGGTTATTATGATGCAGGAGACAATGTCAAGTTTGGCCTGCCAATGGCTTTCACTACTACTCTATTTGCATGGAGCATAATTGAGTTTGGTAGCTCCATGCATAACCAACTTGAGAATGCCAAAGCCGCTGTCCGCTGGGGTGCCGattatcttttgaaagcagCCACAGCAACTCCTGCTACCTTATACGCTCAA GTTGGAGATCCGAATATAGACCATCGTTGCTGGGAAAGGCCAGAGGACATGGACACGCCTCGGAATGTGTATAAAGTGACCTCCCAAAACCCAGGATCAGACGTAGCAGCAGAGACAGCAGCAGCACTGGCAGCAGCCTCTATTGTGTTCAAAGATTCCGATCCTCATTATTCCACCAAATTATTGCACACAGCAATGGAG GTGTTTGATTTTGCAGACAGGCACAGGGGCTCTTACAGTGACTCTCTCAATTCTGTTGTCTGCCCCTTTTACTGCTCATATTCAGGATACCAA GATGAGCTATTGTGGGGAGCTTCTTGGCTTCATACAGCTTCAGAAAATTCCTCGTATTTGGCTTACATCCAATCAAATGGCCACACACTTGGCGCAGATAATGACGATTATTCCTTTAGTTGGGATGACAAACGCCCCGGAACAAAAGTTTTGCTTGCaaag GGTTTCTTGGAGAAGAGCACCCAAGAATTTCAGCTGTATAAAGCACATTCTGACAGCTACATCTGCTCTTTGATACCGGGAATGCCAAATTTCCAGGCCCAGTATACCCCAG GGGGACTTCTCTATAAACAAAGTGAGAGCAATCTCCAGTATGTTACCTCTTCGTCTTTCCTTCTCCTAACATATGCCAAGTATTTACGCTCGAATGGAGGAGTTGCAGCATGTGGGGTCTCAACTATCACAGCAGATAAAATCATAGAAACTGCAAAGAGACAGGTTGACTATATATTAGGAGATAATCCAGCAAAAATGTCATACATGGTGGGTTTTGGGCAAAGGTATCCCCAGCATGTTCACCACAGAGGTTCATCTGTGCCATCAGTGCATGCACATCCGGGACGTGTTAGCTGCAGTGACGGATTTCAATATCTCTATTCCCGCTTGCCTAATCCAAATATTCTCGTGGGAGCCATCTTAGGAGGGCCTGATAGCAGAGACAATTTCGCTGATGACAGAAATAACTATCAGCAATCTGAGCCAGCAACTTATATAAATGCCCCTTTTGTTGGGGCTGTGGCTTTCTTCTCAGACGAATCCACAACAGTCTAA